The genomic window AGGTCTTTCGCTAGTTACTGTTTTCAATGTCATCAGAAGTCTGGAAGAATTGAATGAATATTGCACTGCGGTTAACTACGACACCGCACAGTTGGTGACTAAACCTGCTTTCGATGAAAAAACAATTCTCGCCCTGCTTTCATCACAAGGTGGTGGCGACAGGATAATATACAGGCATATTCAACAGATAGTCGATGAAGGAGATACTGCTTTTCTGGAAATACGTTCCGATACAAATTTCTTTGATGGGGGTATAAGCGTTCAAGCAGCATACAGTTTTATCCTGATCTCCATTCCAGCAACCGATAAACCCATTTTTCTCAGGGAGATAAAGGAAAGCTTAGTGGTTAAACCGGCAGTCAGGAAGATCGAAAATCGATTTTCCGGCCGGAAATTGCAGGGTATCTATGATGGTCAAGGGCGGCTGATAAGGCAAAGAGGAGGGAAATATCCAGGGATTTTAGTTTTCAGCAGAGATTTTTGGAAAGGAAAGAAGCTCCTCTTGGGAAACAGACTTTGAAAACCCTAACGAGGAATCATTGCGTGAGATTTGAAAGACATGTACTGCTTATTTGCCCGAATATCAAAATCTCTGGCGTCTAACATACTGTTTAGATTCTCCTCTACTGTATCCTTTACCATGGTACCCAAATGACCTTTAATGAGCTGGTCATTGATATTAGTTATTTTACTCATAAAAGGCCTCCTTCTGGTTTGTATATTTTGGCCTTTACATAATATACCAGATCGAGATCCTTCACTTCAATTTGCAGGTTGATTTACACTGTCTTCGAAAGAAGCCCTGCTACAGGACTTCTTATTACAACAATCTTATTCCCGAGGCAACACGAGTATAAATCTCTGTTGTCTATCGAGAGCACTACTGCATACTTTTTTTATCATTGACGGAGCTAACCTCTGATTATCATGAAGGCATACCAAATACTCCTTGATTTTTTTAACTGCTTCTCAACCTTTACTGGTGGAAGAAAAAATTATAATTGCATACCGAATAAGCGTCTGAGTTGTGATTTTTGTAATTAAACTGGTTGAGGTGATTTCTGGATTCCTGCTTTTACAGGCCCTTCAGACATTTTCGGGTGTTTTTTCATAGCATTCCAAGCTATTTTCAACTGTAAATAATTTATTTTAAAAGATATGAACAGATGCCTTCGGCGACCTACTTTTGTCCGGGCAACAAAAGTAGGCAAAAATGCCTTGGAGCCCCGCATTGGCTTCCTATTCGTACTTTCGCCGGGGAGGGCCATAAACTCGCAGACTCGAACAATGGCCCCGGGAAATAAGACCGACGAAAGTACTCATAGCCAATGATCGGGACGGATCCACTAACCAGCTGTATTTTCAAGGGTGCTCACTACCGTTCGCCCCTACTAGTATCTAATCTCAATTAAAAATCACCCGGAAATGTCCAATGCACCTTTCTGATTATCACGAAGGCATACCAGACATTTCTTGAATGTCTTTTATCTGGTTTCTCAGCCTTTACTGACGGAAGAAGAAAAATAAATGTATACCGGATAAGAGTCTGTACTGTGATTTTTGTGGCTATGTTGATTAACAGAATTTCTGTATTACTGTTTTTACAGGAAAGACTTGGAAAGATAAGTGTTGTTATGATAAACATCTGTCACATAGAACAACCTGCTCAAATATGATTTGCACCATAGAGCTTATGGCTGTATATTCTTGCTTGTACAAACTACTGTCAACAGGTCTGAGGGGTTGCTGGTGGCAGGCGTCAAAAGGAGTGTAAAATGAATCGCAAAGGTATTTCCAGAGTATCTTCCGGAATTATTGCATTGGGTATCTGGGCGATGGGAAGTCTTGTGAGTGCTGATGAACCGAAGACACCCCTCATGGGATGGGCAAGCTGGAATGTGTTTTATCATGATATCAACGAAACCAAAATCAAGGCACAGGCTGATGCGCTGGTTTCAACGGGGTTGGCCGAGGCGGGGTACCGCTATGTCAACATCGACGATGGATTCTGGGACGGGCGCAACCCGGACGGGTCACTTAAAATAAATTCCAAAAAATTCCCCTCGGGGTTTAAAAGTCTGGTAGACTATATCCACTCAAAAGGTTTGAAAGCCGGTTTCTACTCTGATGCTGGGGACTGGACCTGCGGGGCCGTACATGGTGGTGAAACTACAGGTGAAGGTGTCGGGCTTTACCAGCACGAACAACAGGACATCGATCTGGCGTTTAAAACCTGGGGATTTGATTATATCAAAGTAGACTACTGTGGAGCCGCAAGACATCTTCATCTGGATGAAAAGACTCAATATACAAAGATCAAGAATGCTATAGACGCTACGGGAATTCCGGGTATTATCTACAATATCTGCAGGTGGCAATTCCCGGGTGCATGGGTCTGCAGTGTCGGAAACTCCTGGAGAATAGCCGATGATATCGCCGCAAACTGGAGTTCTATAATCAGGATTCTTGATCTCAACACATATCTTTCAGGTTTTTCAAGTCCTGGTCATTATAATGACATGGATATGCTTGAAGTCGGGCATGGACTTCCACAGGTAGAGGATCAGAGTCATTTTGCCTTGTGGTGCATTTTATCCTCCCCTCTTGTGCTTGGAAACGATCTGACAAGGATGAGTCAGCAGACACTGAATCTGCTTAAAAATGAGGAAGCCATTGCTATCAATCAGGATACATCAGGTCTTCAGGCACATCTGATAAGCGACGATGGCAACGGGGGGCAGGTCTGGGGCAGAAGACTCCATAGTCTGACCAGTAATGAACGGGCTGCAGTGTTGTTTAACCGCTCTTCAGCTGCCCGTACAATTAAAGTTCAATGGAAAGATCTCGATCTGGAAGGTTCTGCAACTGTCAGGGATATTCTCAACAAAAAGGATCTGGGCTCATTTCAAACCGAGTTTTCCAGCTCTGTGCCATCCCATGGGGTTGTTTTCATCAAAATAACAGGATCCGAATCACGGCTTCAGGAGATTTTTGAGGCTGAGAACTCCTGGATGAACAACTTCAATCTGACTGTCAACAACCAGATCGTGGCAAACCAGGCCAGACCTGTAAAGGATGCGAATTGTTCCGGAGGAGCCAAGGTGGGTTATCTGGGGAACAATGCAGAAAACTATCTGGAATTCAAAAAAATCTGGGCAGAAACCGAAGGAGCTTACAGATTATCAATCAGTTACATATCAGGGGAAGATCGTTCCATGACGGTCAGTGTGAATGACCGGGACACCTTGATGCGGAACCTGAATTCGGGATCATTTACAAAAATCGATTCGGTCGTTTTTTCTGCCAATCTGAAAAAAGGTCTTAATACTGTCAGGCTCTCAAATTCATCGGGATATATGCCGGATATAGATGTATTAAGGATAAATCTGAACAGCGGTGCAACAGGCACCTTCATGTCAGGTACGGGGAAAGCGCAGAAAAGACTTGATCTGCGGATCAAAAACGGTTATCTGACAGTTTCGGGCGATGAAAAAATCCGCAGTGTGCATATATATGATGCTTCAGGAAAGTTGATACATAGTTCAAAAGAGAAAGTTATATCTATCAAC from Fibrobacter sp. includes these protein-coding regions:
- a CDS encoding alpha-galactosidase — translated: MNRKGISRVSSGIIALGIWAMGSLVSADEPKTPLMGWASWNVFYHDINETKIKAQADALVSTGLAEAGYRYVNIDDGFWDGRNPDGSLKINSKKFPSGFKSLVDYIHSKGLKAGFYSDAGDWTCGAVHGGETTGEGVGLYQHEQQDIDLAFKTWGFDYIKVDYCGAARHLHLDEKTQYTKIKNAIDATGIPGIIYNICRWQFPGAWVCSVGNSWRIADDIAANWSSIIRILDLNTYLSGFSSPGHYNDMDMLEVGHGLPQVEDQSHFALWCILSSPLVLGNDLTRMSQQTLNLLKNEEAIAINQDTSGLQAHLISDDGNGGQVWGRRLHSLTSNERAAVLFNRSSAARTIKVQWKDLDLEGSATVRDILNKKDLGSFQTEFSSSVPSHGVVFIKITGSESRLQEIFEAENSWMNNFNLTVNNQIVANQARPVKDANCSGGAKVGYLGNNAENYLEFKKIWAETEGAYRLSISYISGEDRSMTVSVNDRDTLMRNLNSGSFTKIDSVVFSANLKKGLNTVRLSNSSGYMPDIDVLRINLNSGATGTFMSGTGKAQKRLDLRIKNGYLTVSGDEKIRSVHIYDASGKLIHSSKEKVISINGLKPGAYFLEANSTACKTVKQFVKQ